From one Pseudactinotalea sp. HY158 genomic stretch:
- a CDS encoding acyl-CoA dehydrogenase family protein, with translation MAATSTMEHQAPGGREGRIDRREFEQILGQVTAWVDGPGEAWSEEIERSGHVPRELFEEIRRHGFLGLAAPVELGGRGLGFTQWMRLIEEFSRSHASIRMLVHVINGTWRSMNPHATPAQRERFVRPSVAGDLLIAFTLTEPGNGTGADLTSRVRRDGDTYYLTGRKHLITFGAHCDYWLLFARLEGSTGSDGTVALLVARDSPGVTVEDTSDTMGVRGTDHASLTFVNTPVPVAHRLGEEGDGLAIALGGFLTPSRISVAMSCVGLAERAQQLAVDYARGRVTFGKPIASRQAIAFMIADNEAEIEAARALTMHAARQWEDGSDRASALSSMAKLTAVDMLTRVTDRALQIHGGSGYWKSAPIERVYRDARAQRFEEGTNEIQRTVIARDVLARADQARPIEEAGA, from the coding sequence ATGGCAGCGACGTCAACGATGGAGCACCAGGCCCCCGGCGGGCGGGAAGGGCGGATCGACCGACGCGAGTTCGAGCAGATTCTCGGGCAGGTGACCGCCTGGGTGGATGGCCCCGGTGAGGCCTGGTCCGAGGAGATCGAACGGTCCGGACACGTGCCCCGTGAACTGTTCGAGGAGATCAGGCGGCACGGCTTCCTCGGCCTGGCGGCCCCGGTCGAACTCGGCGGCCGGGGACTGGGCTTCACCCAGTGGATGAGACTCATCGAGGAGTTCTCCCGATCGCACGCCTCGATCCGGATGCTCGTGCACGTGATCAACGGCACCTGGCGGTCGATGAACCCGCACGCCACGCCGGCGCAGCGGGAGCGGTTCGTGCGCCCGTCGGTCGCCGGCGACCTGCTCATCGCGTTCACGCTCACCGAGCCCGGCAACGGCACCGGGGCCGACCTGACCAGCCGGGTCCGGCGCGACGGCGACACCTACTACCTGACCGGGCGCAAGCACCTCATCACGTTCGGGGCGCACTGCGACTACTGGCTGCTGTTCGCCCGGCTCGAGGGGAGCACGGGCAGCGACGGCACGGTGGCGCTCCTCGTCGCCCGGGACTCGCCCGGCGTCACGGTCGAGGACACCTCGGACACGATGGGGGTGCGCGGCACGGACCACGCGAGCCTCACGTTCGTCAACACGCCGGTGCCGGTGGCACACCGGCTCGGCGAGGAGGGAGACGGGCTCGCGATCGCGCTGGGCGGATTCCTCACGCCCAGCCGCATCTCCGTGGCGATGAGCTGCGTCGGGTTGGCCGAGCGCGCCCAGCAACTCGCGGTCGACTACGCCCGCGGTCGCGTCACCTTCGGCAAGCCGATCGCCTCGCGGCAGGCGATCGCGTTCATGATCGCCGACAACGAGGCGGAGATCGAGGCGGCGCGGGCCCTGACCATGCACGCGGCCCGGCAGTGGGAGGACGGCTCGGATCGCGCGTCCGCGCTCTCCTCGATGGCCAAGCTCACGGCCGTCGACATGCTCACCCGGGTCACCGACCGGGCCCTGCAGATCCACGGCGGCTCCGGCTACTGGAAGAGCGCGCCGATCGAGCGGGTGTACCGGGATGCGCGCGCGCAACGCTTCGAGGAGGGCACGAACGAGATCCAGCGCACCGTCATCGCCCGCGACGTGCTCGCCCGAGCCGACCAGGCCCGCCCGATCGAGGAGGCCGGCGCGTGA
- a CDS encoding SDR family oxidoreductase, with amino-acid sequence MSAPGEGRPSDPHHGGEHAGRIAVVTGASRGIGRTLALMLGRQGATVVVNYRTNSELAAEVVAELRRSGGEGIAVRADLENPEEIVRLFETVAAEYGRIDYFVNNAAASAFKRVLDLRTHHLDRSYAMNVRPFVLGAQEAVKLMDRGGRIVAVSSYGSMRAFATYALLGSYKATVESFIRYMAVEFAGYGITVNGVNGGLIESDSLDYFYSLPGMAPMPAVIETIPLRRAGTAADMANAIDFLLSERAAYITGQTLVVDGGMTISAAPYYHDTSSPLGLPERPGRE; translated from the coding sequence GTGAGCGCCCCGGGCGAGGGCCGCCCATCCGATCCGCACCACGGCGGTGAGCACGCCGGCCGGATCGCGGTCGTCACCGGCGCCTCCCGCGGCATCGGCCGCACCCTCGCGCTGATGCTCGGCCGGCAGGGGGCCACGGTCGTCGTGAACTACCGCACGAATTCGGAACTCGCCGCCGAGGTGGTCGCCGAGCTGCGCCGGTCCGGAGGGGAGGGCATCGCCGTGCGGGCCGACCTGGAGAACCCCGAGGAGATCGTGCGCCTGTTCGAGACCGTCGCCGCCGAATACGGTCGGATCGACTACTTCGTGAACAACGCGGCCGCGTCCGCGTTCAAGCGCGTGCTCGACCTGCGCACCCACCATCTCGACCGCTCCTATGCGATGAACGTGCGACCGTTCGTCCTCGGCGCCCAGGAGGCGGTCAAGCTCATGGACCGGGGCGGGCGCATCGTCGCGGTCTCCAGCTACGGCAGCATGCGTGCCTTCGCCACCTACGCGCTGCTCGGCTCCTACAAGGCCACGGTGGAGTCGTTCATCCGGTACATGGCCGTGGAGTTCGCCGGCTACGGGATCACGGTCAACGGGGTGAACGGCGGGCTCATCGAATCGGACTCCCTCGACTACTTCTACTCCCTGCCGGGCATGGCACCGATGCCGGCGGTGATCGAGACGATCCCGCTCAGGCGCGCGGGCACCGCGGCGGACATGGCCAACGCGATCGACTTCCTGCTCTCCGAACGGGCCGCCTACATCACGGGCCAGACGCTCGTCGTCGACGGCGGCATGACGATCTCGGCCGCCCCGTACTATCACGACACGTCCAGCCCGCTCGGGCTGCCGGAGCGGCCCGGGCGGGAGTGA
- a CDS encoding Nramp family divalent metal transporter, protein MLHLLGPAFVAAIAYVDPGNVAANLSAGAGYGYLLVWVLVLANAMAVIVQYLSAKLGLVTGRSLPALLGERMPRRSRRAYWVQAELVAAATDLAEVIGGAIALQILFGVPLVAGGVIVGVVSMALLTVQSRRGQRMFEFVVIGLLVILTAGFLAGLAVSPIEWGGRDGVAGGLVPRFEGTPTVLLAVSMLGATVMPHAIYLHSSLALDRHGAGGDEDRVRRLLRVNRWDVALALFVAGGVNIAMLLVAASALRGVEGTDTIEGAAAAISTHLGAGVGVAFGIGLLASGLASTSVGSYAGAQIMAGLLHIRVPLLVRRAVTLIPALVILAVGVSPTWALVLSQVLLSMGIPFALIPLVRFTSRADLMGEFVNGRVLRLVAVAVTAAIVALNLVLLGLVLTGNG, encoded by the coding sequence CTGCTGCACCTGCTCGGACCGGCGTTCGTCGCCGCGATCGCCTACGTCGATCCTGGGAACGTGGCCGCGAACCTCTCGGCGGGTGCCGGTTATGGGTACCTGCTCGTCTGGGTGCTCGTGCTCGCCAACGCGATGGCGGTCATCGTGCAGTACCTCTCCGCCAAGCTCGGCCTCGTGACCGGGCGGAGCCTGCCGGCGCTGCTCGGTGAGCGGATGCCTCGACGCTCTCGGCGCGCGTATTGGGTGCAGGCCGAGCTCGTGGCCGCGGCGACCGACCTGGCCGAGGTGATCGGCGGGGCCATCGCCCTGCAGATCCTCTTCGGGGTGCCCCTGGTGGCCGGCGGTGTGATCGTCGGCGTGGTGTCGATGGCACTGCTCACGGTGCAGTCCCGCCGGGGGCAGCGCATGTTCGAGTTCGTCGTGATCGGGCTGCTCGTCATCCTCACCGCCGGGTTCCTCGCAGGCCTGGCCGTGAGCCCGATCGAGTGGGGCGGCCGGGACGGCGTGGCGGGCGGGCTCGTGCCTCGATTCGAGGGCACCCCGACCGTGCTGCTGGCGGTGAGCATGCTCGGGGCCACCGTCATGCCGCATGCGATCTACCTGCATTCCTCCCTCGCCCTGGATCGTCACGGAGCCGGCGGCGACGAGGACCGCGTGCGCAGGCTGCTGCGGGTCAACCGGTGGGACGTCGCCCTCGCGCTGTTCGTCGCCGGCGGGGTCAACATCGCGATGCTCCTCGTCGCGGCGTCCGCGCTGCGCGGGGTCGAAGGGACCGACACGATCGAGGGCGCCGCCGCCGCGATCAGCACCCATCTCGGGGCGGGTGTCGGCGTGGCGTTCGGGATCGGCCTCCTCGCCTCCGGGCTCGCCTCGACCTCGGTGGGCAGTTACGCCGGCGCGCAGATCATGGCGGGGCTGCTCCACATCCGGGTGCCGCTGCTCGTGCGGCGGGCCGTGACGCTCATCCCGGCACTCGTCATCCTCGCGGTGGGGGTGAGCCCGACCTGGGCGCTCGTGCTGAGCCAGGTGCTCCTGTCGATGGGAATCCCGTTCGCGCTCATCCCGCTCGTGCGCTTCACGAGCCGGGCCGACCTCATGGGCGAATTCGTCAACGGCCGCGTGCTGCGACTCGTGGCCGTCGCCGTGACCGCGGCGATCGTCGCCCTCAACTTGGTCCTCCTCGGGCTCGTCCTGACCGGGAACGGATGA
- a CDS encoding cation transporter: MTALLTPARTNVLRRRIRIVVAVTITWNVVEAIVALLAGAAASSAALIGFGLDSIVEVLSAAAVAWQFAIPDHERREKVALRVIAVSFFALAAYVSVDAVLSLTGLREPGHSPVGIAVAGLSLIVMPFLSWFERRTGRELGSASAVADSKQTLICSYLSAALLVGLVLNGLLGWAWADSAAALVIAVFAVREGVEAWKGDACCAAPVVELTGERGLAGHGRPGLSDGGPCVGASASEAAPHRVEGRLR, encoded by the coding sequence GTGACCGCGCTCCTCACGCCGGCGCGCACGAACGTGCTTCGGCGCCGGATCAGGATCGTCGTAGCCGTGACGATCACCTGGAACGTCGTCGAGGCGATCGTCGCCCTCCTCGCCGGTGCCGCCGCGTCGTCTGCGGCACTCATCGGCTTCGGCCTGGACTCCATCGTCGAGGTGCTCTCCGCCGCCGCGGTGGCGTGGCAGTTCGCAATACCCGATCACGAGCGGCGGGAGAAGGTCGCGCTCCGGGTCATCGCGGTGTCGTTCTTCGCCCTCGCCGCCTACGTCTCGGTCGACGCCGTGCTGTCGCTGACCGGCCTGCGCGAACCGGGGCACTCGCCGGTGGGCATCGCCGTCGCCGGGCTGAGCCTGATCGTCATGCCGTTCCTCAGCTGGTTCGAACGCCGTACGGGGCGCGAGCTCGGCTCGGCATCCGCCGTCGCCGACTCGAAACAGACACTCATCTGCAGCTATCTCTCGGCTGCGCTGCTCGTCGGACTGGTGCTCAACGGCCTGCTCGGCTGGGCCTGGGCGGACTCTGCGGCCGCGCTGGTGATCGCCGTGTTCGCTGTGCGTGAGGGCGTCGAGGCGTGGAAGGGCGATGCCTGCTGCGCCGCACCGGTCGTCGAGCTCACCGGGGAGCGCGGACTCGCCGGGCACGGTCGGCCCGGCCTGTCCGATGGGGGCCCGTGCGTGGGGGCTTCAGCGTCCGAGGCCGCGCCGCACCGCGTCGAGGGTCGTCTCCGGTGA
- the aroA gene encoding 3-phosphoshikimate 1-carboxyvinyltransferase has translation MRLSVVGSTARVHGAVDVPNSKYHAHRALILASLAPGTSRISGMSDARHVRYTVSLLRSLGIRIDHEDDAFVVHGRRYHARHETISAGSSGSTLYFMVGLAALADAPLTVTAQKYFRRRPIGPLLQALRDLGLDVSSATDCPPIRVGAGRPRGGRVHIDGMLSQWISALLLVAPFASEPTEIVVDGPLNERTYIDLTIRMMARFGLTVTAAADGRRYRIEPGQSARPTDLRLPPDIGSAAFGLAVAALRPSDVLLRGLTRAGSDGVDHPEAGFLDVLGEMGVPMSVDREAGGLRIQHDGVRLRPVDIDCRAMPDMLPILATLTCRADGDSVLRNVEHVRLKESDRVVSMLQLNEMGGLLRLDGGDLHVRGVDSLRSAHLSSFNDHRVLMSLSVAAAAAEGRSTLTFPTAYRISYPQFLEAMQTLHVDMEVEPDLADPGGRRRPARVSGAVENEENAARVTGPEWVRRWAREKPHALAVVDVAGDRTDHVSWRELDAEGDAAAAVLLGLGVRPGDRVAVQLPNRREFVVAALGAMRIGAVICPIMPIFRQREVADALARTGARVLIVIDNYRGRQHDREVAEILEGEQGGALPLRHVLVLHGTPGTGHVLPRCGHPGVTWQPWHREMAVARPDRAAIDDVAPHPADPAQLLLTSGTSGEPKGVVHRHGTLSRAAWMEVEHLRLNSSDSIFVPSPLAHQTGFLYGMWLAFTLGVPQILQATWDPERALRALNDWDGTFVQAATPFLSDLVHEVEAGGLRPRALRIFVATGAAVPRALAERATRVLGAGVCGAFGTTETGLATLGSPDDPAARAWGTDGRALAGIGIRVVDDGGRRVSAGVEGHFELSSPTVFDGYLDRPDLTAEVIAADGWYRTGDLATIDADGYLRITGRVRDVVNRGGEKIPVSEIEQLLHTLEGVEEVAIVAMPDARLGERACAFVVPAAGARVTFRTMQRFLDDARVAKQYWPERLEVVEELPRNAVGKVQKFRLREEAAQFTHQRFEMLTSPVKENEDDGSDVNDGAPGPRRAGRADRPTRVRADSRAGDRLGGWPR, from the coding sequence ATGCGCTTATCAGTGGTCGGCAGCACCGCACGAGTGCACGGGGCGGTCGATGTTCCCAACTCCAAGTACCACGCCCATCGGGCGCTCATCCTCGCCTCCCTCGCCCCGGGAACGAGCCGGATATCGGGGATGAGCGACGCCCGGCACGTGCGCTACACGGTGTCGCTGCTGCGCTCCCTGGGGATCCGCATCGATCACGAGGACGATGCGTTCGTGGTCCACGGCCGCCGCTATCACGCCCGGCACGAGACCATCTCGGCGGGCAGCTCCGGCTCGACCCTGTACTTCATGGTCGGGCTCGCCGCGCTCGCCGACGCCCCGCTCACGGTGACCGCCCAGAAGTACTTCCGGCGCCGCCCCATCGGGCCCCTGCTCCAGGCACTCCGCGACCTCGGCCTCGACGTCTCGTCCGCGACGGACTGCCCGCCGATCCGAGTCGGTGCCGGCCGGCCACGGGGCGGCCGCGTGCACATCGACGGCATGCTCTCCCAGTGGATCTCGGCCCTGCTGCTCGTGGCCCCCTTCGCCTCGGAGCCCACCGAGATCGTCGTCGACGGACCCCTGAACGAACGCACCTACATCGACCTGACGATCCGCATGATGGCGCGCTTCGGGCTCACCGTGACGGCCGCCGCCGACGGGCGGCGCTACCGGATCGAGCCCGGTCAGAGTGCTCGGCCCACGGATCTGCGCCTGCCGCCGGACATCGGATCGGCGGCCTTCGGCCTGGCGGTGGCGGCGCTGCGGCCGAGCGACGTGCTCCTGCGGGGGCTCACCCGCGCGGGCTCCGACGGCGTCGATCATCCGGAGGCGGGGTTCCTCGACGTGCTCGGCGAGATGGGCGTGCCGATGAGCGTGGACCGGGAGGCGGGCGGACTGCGGATCCAGCACGACGGCGTGCGCCTGCGGCCGGTCGACATCGACTGCCGGGCCATGCCGGACATGCTCCCGATCCTGGCGACCCTCACGTGCCGGGCCGACGGGGACAGCGTGCTGCGCAACGTCGAGCACGTGCGGTTGAAGGAGTCCGACCGGGTCGTCTCCATGCTGCAGCTCAACGAGATGGGCGGCCTGCTCCGGCTCGACGGCGGTGACCTGCACGTGCGCGGGGTCGACTCGCTGCGCAGCGCCCACCTGTCCTCGTTCAACGACCACCGGGTGCTCATGTCGCTGTCCGTGGCGGCGGCGGCCGCCGAGGGACGCTCCACGCTCACGTTCCCCACCGCGTACCGGATCTCCTACCCGCAGTTCCTCGAGGCGATGCAGACCCTGCACGTGGACATGGAGGTCGAGCCCGACCTCGCCGATCCGGGCGGGCGCCGCCGGCCGGCGCGGGTGAGCGGGGCCGTGGAGAACGAGGAGAACGCGGCCCGGGTGACCGGACCCGAATGGGTGCGCCGCTGGGCCCGGGAGAAGCCGCACGCCCTCGCCGTGGTCGACGTCGCCGGCGACCGGACCGACCACGTCAGTTGGCGCGAACTGGACGCCGAGGGGGACGCCGCGGCCGCCGTGCTGCTCGGGCTCGGGGTGCGCCCCGGCGACCGCGTGGCCGTGCAGCTGCCCAATCGGCGCGAGTTCGTGGTCGCCGCGCTCGGGGCTATGCGCATCGGCGCGGTCATCTGCCCGATCATGCCGATCTTCCGGCAACGGGAGGTGGCCGACGCGCTCGCACGCACCGGTGCGCGGGTGCTCATCGTGATCGACAACTACCGTGGCCGACAGCACGATCGGGAGGTCGCCGAGATCCTCGAGGGAGAGCAGGGCGGGGCGCTTCCGCTGCGGCACGTGCTCGTGCTCCACGGCACGCCCGGCACCGGACACGTGCTCCCGCGCTGCGGCCACCCCGGCGTGACCTGGCAGCCCTGGCACCGGGAGATGGCCGTCGCCCGGCCCGACCGGGCGGCGATCGACGACGTCGCGCCCCATCCCGCCGACCCCGCCCAGCTGCTGCTCACCTCGGGAACCTCCGGGGAGCCGAAGGGGGTCGTGCATCGGCACGGCACCCTGAGCCGCGCCGCCTGGATGGAGGTGGAACACCTCCGGCTCAACTCCTCGGACTCGATCTTCGTGCCCTCGCCGCTGGCCCACCAGACCGGCTTCCTCTACGGCATGTGGCTCGCGTTCACGCTCGGGGTGCCGCAGATCCTCCAGGCCACCTGGGATCCGGAACGGGCGCTGCGCGCACTGAACGACTGGGACGGCACGTTCGTGCAGGCGGCCACCCCGTTCCTGAGCGACCTCGTGCACGAGGTGGAGGCGGGTGGGCTCCGCCCGCGGGCGCTGCGGATCTTCGTGGCCACGGGCGCCGCGGTGCCGCGGGCGCTGGCGGAACGGGCCACCCGGGTCCTGGGTGCCGGCGTCTGTGGGGCGTTCGGGACGACCGAGACCGGCCTCGCGACGCTCGGCTCCCCGGACGATCCGGCCGCGCGCGCCTGGGGGACCGACGGCCGGGCGCTCGCGGGCATCGGGATCCGGGTCGTGGACGATGGGGGCCGGCGCGTCTCGGCCGGGGTCGAGGGACACTTCGAGCTCAGCAGCCCGACCGTCTTCGACGGGTACCTCGACCGCCCGGACCTGACGGCCGAGGTGATCGCCGCGGACGGCTGGTACCGCACGGGGGACCTGGCCACGATCGACGCGGACGGATACCTTCGCATCACCGGCCGGGTCCGCGACGTCGTCAACCGCGGCGGCGAGAAGATCCCGGTCTCCGAGATCGAGCAGCTCCTGCACACGCTCGAGGGTGTGGAGGAGGTCGCCATCGTCGCGATGCCGGATGCGCGGCTGGGGGAGCGGGCCTGCGCGTTCGTGGTCCCCGCGGCCGGCGCCCGGGTGACGTTCCGCACGATGCAGCGCTTCCTCGACGACGCGCGGGTCGCCAAACAGTACTGGCCCGAACGGCTCGAGGTCGTCGAAGAGCTCCCCCGCAACGCCGTCGGAAAGGTCCAGAAGTTCCGGCTGCGCGAGGAGGCGGCACAGTTCACGCACCAGCGGTTCGAGATGCTCACATCACCGGTGAAGGAGAACGAGGACGATGGCAGCGACGTCAACGATGGAGCACCAGGCCCCCGGCGGGCGGGAAGGGCGGATCGACCGACGCGAGTTCGAGCAGATTCTCGGGCAGGTGACCGCCTGGGTGGATGGCCCCGGTGA
- a CDS encoding helix-turn-helix transcriptional regulator → MLTIASRLDVMNRLGRAMADPTRSRILMTLLDGPSFPAVLSRTLELTRSNVSNHLSCLRDCGIVVAEPQGRQTRYEIADPHLAAALDALVDVTLAVDDSAPCIDPACSVPGCCDAEVAR, encoded by the coding sequence GTGCTGACCATTGCTTCGCGTCTCGACGTCATGAACCGGCTCGGTCGGGCCATGGCCGATCCGACGCGCTCCCGCATCCTCATGACCCTGCTCGACGGCCCGAGCTTCCCCGCGGTGCTGTCGCGGACGCTGGAGCTGACCCGCTCGAACGTGTCGAACCACCTGAGCTGCCTGCGTGACTGCGGGATCGTGGTCGCCGAGCCCCAGGGCAGGCAGACCCGCTACGAGATCGCCGACCCGCACCTCGCCGCGGCCCTTGACGCCCTGGTCGACGTGACCCTCGCCGTGGACGACAGCGCCCCCTGCATCGACCCCGCCTGCTCCGTCCCGGGCTGCTGCGACGCCGAGGTCGCCCGGTGA
- a CDS encoding MFS transporter, producing MTSPTPHARARWGLWALTATHSANDFYTGAVAALLPFFVLRADYSYAAVAGITLAATALSSVAQPVFGYLGDRYGMRWMSVVGLLAAGGGIALSGIVADSYVAVWIAVAISGIGVAAYHPAATMEARELGGGTSGSMSLFSVGGNVGVALAPSAVILVVGVFGLPGSGLLIMPALALGVVYVAVSRRRLFSRSMPAGPPPAATAAGSDDWRAFMWLTAVLATWSVAYVGTSTFVSLYSIQRFDVTAGVASIALSLFPAAGAIGTLAGGWLADRFGRLRIVRLGYLLAVGSLAAIVLAPSPVAVIVATAALGTSLFLPFAAQITLSHSYLPNRIGVASGVTLGLTLSLGGLVSPLLGAVADGGSIRIVFVIMAALVAIGFGLSFVLTDRRTGSTTRHAPQGPPELERA from the coding sequence ATGACCTCACCCACACCCCACGCCCGCGCCCGATGGGGCCTGTGGGCGCTGACCGCAACCCACTCCGCGAACGACTTCTACACCGGCGCGGTCGCGGCCCTGCTTCCCTTCTTCGTGCTCCGAGCCGACTACTCCTACGCGGCGGTCGCCGGAATCACGCTCGCGGCGACCGCGCTGTCGAGCGTCGCCCAACCGGTGTTCGGGTATCTCGGCGACAGATACGGAATGCGCTGGATGAGCGTGGTCGGACTCCTCGCTGCCGGAGGGGGCATCGCACTGAGCGGGATCGTCGCGGACTCCTATGTCGCCGTCTGGATCGCCGTGGCGATCTCCGGAATCGGCGTCGCGGCCTATCATCCGGCGGCGACCATGGAGGCTCGCGAACTGGGCGGGGGCACGAGCGGATCGATGAGCCTCTTCTCAGTCGGCGGGAACGTCGGCGTGGCCCTCGCGCCGTCGGCCGTCATTCTCGTCGTTGGTGTGTTCGGCCTGCCGGGCTCGGGCCTGCTGATCATGCCCGCGCTCGCCCTGGGGGTGGTCTACGTGGCGGTCTCCCGGCGACGGCTCTTCTCGCGTTCCATGCCCGCCGGGCCACCGCCTGCGGCGACCGCCGCCGGATCCGATGACTGGCGTGCCTTCATGTGGCTCACGGCCGTGCTGGCCACGTGGTCGGTCGCCTACGTCGGCACGTCCACCTTCGTCTCCCTCTACTCGATTCAGCGGTTCGACGTGACCGCCGGTGTCGCATCGATCGCGTTGTCACTGTTCCCCGCGGCCGGGGCGATCGGCACGCTCGCGGGCGGATGGCTGGCCGACCGCTTCGGGCGGCTCCGCATCGTCCGCCTGGGGTACCTCCTGGCGGTGGGATCCCTCGCTGCCATCGTGCTCGCGCCGTCTCCCGTGGCGGTCATCGTCGCGACCGCTGCGCTCGGGACGAGTCTGTTCCTGCCATTCGCCGCGCAGATCACCCTGTCGCACTCGTACCTGCCGAACCGGATCGGGGTGGCGAGCGGGGTCACGTTGGGATTGACGCTCTCGCTCGGCGGCCTCGTGAGCCCCCTGCTCGGGGCCGTCGCAGACGGGGGGAGCATTCGGATCGTCTTCGTCATCATGGCCGCGCTGGTCGCGATCGGATTCGGCCTCTCCTTCGTCCTCACCGACCGCCGGACCGGCTCGACGACGCGCCATGCGCCGCAGGGCCCGCCCGAACTGGAGCGAGCGTGA
- a CDS encoding putative protein N(5)-glutamine methyltransferase — protein sequence MSDPPGLTEPEIAARLRAAGCVFAEDEARLLHASGTDPAEVAGRVERRIAGEPLEHLLGWAEFAGLRIPVAPGVFVPRRRTEYLVVQARARTAPGDVVLDLCCGSGALGMALAAAVPGVELYAADSEPAAVACARANLAPLGGRVFQGDLFDALPAALRGRIDTVLCNAPYVPTPGIDFMPPEARLHEPLVALDGGPDGLAVQRLVAASAARWLAPGGTLLIETGADQAARTAAACSRGGLEARIAHSPEHGATVVLATAPPADARESRPG from the coding sequence ATGTCGGATCCACCCGGACTCACCGAGCCGGAGATCGCCGCACGGCTGCGGGCTGCGGGCTGCGTCTTCGCCGAGGACGAGGCCCGGCTGCTGCATGCGAGCGGCACCGACCCCGCCGAGGTCGCCGGGAGGGTCGAGCGGAGGATCGCGGGTGAGCCGTTGGAGCATCTCCTCGGCTGGGCCGAGTTCGCCGGCCTGCGGATCCCGGTGGCGCCGGGGGTGTTCGTGCCCCGGCGCCGCACGGAGTACCTCGTGGTGCAGGCACGCGCCCGCACCGCGCCGGGGGACGTCGTCCTCGATCTGTGTTGCGGTTCCGGCGCGCTGGGCATGGCCCTCGCCGCGGCGGTTCCCGGGGTCGAGCTCTACGCGGCGGACAGCGAACCCGCCGCGGTCGCCTGCGCCCGGGCCAACCTCGCCCCGCTCGGCGGGCGGGTGTTCCAGGGGGACCTCTTCGACGCGCTGCCCGCCGCGCTGCGGGGGCGGATCGACACGGTGCTGTGCAACGCCCCGTACGTGCCCACACCGGGAATCGACTTCATGCCACCCGAAGCTCGGCTGCACGAGCCGCTCGTCGCCCTCGACGGCGGCCCGGACGGCCTCGCGGTGCAGCGGCTCGTGGCCGCGAGCGCCGCCCGGTGGCTCGCCCCCGGCGGCACGCTGCTGATCGAGACCGGCGCGGATCAGGCCGCGCGGACGGCTGCTGCGTGCTCCCGGGGCGGCCTCGAGGCCCGGATCGCGCACTCACCCGAGCACGGCGCGACCGTCGTCCTCGCGACGGCCCCTCCCGCCGACGCCCGCGAATCCCGGCCGGGCTAA